CGCTGCCGTGATGTGTTGATGTGTCGGCATAACCGGGATTATGGTGTGTCACACAATACCGTACGACGATGTCTGAATGAGGATGACCAACCACACTGTGATAGCCATAAACCTGAATTCCTTCGGCACGGTTATGGTGTACGGTTACATGCTCAATCAGAATTCCTGAAAAGCCGGTGTTGCCAATCCAGGTACCTATGCGCAGCCCGGCCTGGCCAAAGAAGCTGATGTCAAGATTCTGGAACATGAGGTTTCTGTACTGCACATCGCCGGGCGTGTCAGCATAGACTTCGATCCCTGATTTACCGTTGGCATCCATTCCCGAACCTATGATTACCAGGTTTGAAATATGTATTCCCTGTGTGTTGTAAACAACAATACCATTGGCATCACCGGCTGCAATGATGGCAGGAGCATCACTGGTGGACGTTACTACAACGGGGTTGGATGCATCGTTGCCATCATCCTGATCAAGGCTGAGAGAACCCCGCAACGTGTCTCCGCTCATGAGCCGAACCGTGTCGGCCGGGTGTAGCTTATGAACACAGACCCGCTGTAGTGTGGCCCATGCAGAATCAGGGCTGGTACCCGCGTATGCATCGTTACCGGCTGAGGCAACGTAGTAGGTAGTTGCTTGTGCATGTACTGAAAGGCATAGAATCAATGTACCGACGGTAACCAAGTAGTGCCAACGCATACAGTAACAGTTTGCAGCAGGCATGGGTTCAAAACCAACACGAGTACCGGTGTGGTGCATAGAGCCGTACTGTACCACCGGCAGACCAGTCAGCAACAGCAGATGCAGACCTCATGGTAACTGATGCCTCATTGCAAACACCGTGCATTAACCACTCACCGCCAATGTATTCGAGCGACTGCGGTTGAATGCTAAGAGGAGTTGAATCGCCGATTTCTGCCGTTGAAAGATGCTCAGGACGAATACCAAGAAGTTTACCATCTACCGGGATAAGATTCATTGGTGGGTTGCCGGTAAAGCGGGCAACAAACGTGTTTGCAGGACGACTATAGATTTCGATTGGTGTTCCCACCTGTTGCAAAGCCCCTTCATGAAGAATCGCCATGCGGTCACTCATCGTCATTGCTTCCATCTGGTCGTGAGTAACATATACCGTTGTAACACCAAGCGATTGCTGGAGTGTTCGCAGCTCTGCACGCATGTGGGTGCGAAGCTGAGCATCAAGGTTGCTAAGGGGCTCATCAAAAAGGAATACACGTGGCTTGCGGATGATGGCTCTGCCCACAGCTACGCGCTGACGCTGTCCGCCGGATAGTTGTTTAGGTTTCCGGTCCAACACCTCAGTTAGCCGAAGTAGCTCAGCCGTATGGGTTACCCGTTCCTTGATTGCCTGTTTATCAAGATTCCGGATTGATAGTGGGAAAGCCAGATTATTAAATACCGACAGATGAGGATACAGTGCATAGTTCTGGAACACCATTCCCACATCCCGATCCTTAGGCGCCATGTTTGTCACATTCTTGTCATCAAAGAAAACAGATCCCTTCGAAGGTGTTTCAAGTCCGGCGATAATTCGCAACAGCGTGCTTTTACCACAACCGCTGGGGCCAACTAGCACAAAGAACTCACCCGCCTGAATTTTAAATGAAACTTCTTTAAGGGGCTGAGCACCCGTAAACTGCTTAGATACGTTTTCGAAGCGAATGGATGTCATGGAAGCAAAAATAGAACGTTGTTATGGTGTTGATATAGAACATTTTTGTTTAGGCTTATCCCGAGATGCCAGTTAGATTGATTCACTACCATTTTAATCATGATTTTTGAAATAGAAACACATAGGCGAGGGAAGGGGGACGGGGGACAGGGATATGATGTAAACCCGTAGGGTGGGTTTGCAACCTGCTCGCAGATATCATCATAAAAATGACCATAAACCGTAGGGGCGGCCCCATGTGGCCGCCCCTACCGGGTAGTCGTCCTGCACGATATCCCAATTAATTGACATAATCAATCGGGACGAAAACCTGCCTTTGTCCAATGCGAGCGCACGGCTGTGCTCTCCTACGTCTAGTACGTTGCATACATCTGATAAATCTGGCTCCCCCTCACAAAACGCGCGTGCGCGTTTGGGGAGGGGGCTGGGGGGTGGGGCCGGTGTGAGTCACATTTTCTGTCTTTCTCCCACTATACCTGAATGCAATTGCTCCGGAATTCCTAAGGTATTTTACGTAGGCTGCGCAACGCAGCCG
This is a stretch of genomic DNA from Ignavibacteria bacterium. It encodes these proteins:
- a CDS encoding right-handed parallel beta-helix repeat-containing protein, which gives rise to MRWHYLVTVGTLILCLSVHAQATTYYVASAGNDAYAGTSPDSAWATLQRVCVHKLHPADTVRLMSGDTLRGSLSLDQDDGNDASNPVVVTSTSDAPAIIAAGDANGIVVYNTQGIHISNLVIIGSGMDANGKSGIEVYADTPGDVQYRNLMFQNLDISFFGQAGLRIGTWIGNTGFSGILIEHVTVHHNRAEGIQVYGYHSVVGHPHSDIVVRYCVTHHNPGYADTSTHHGSGIMIGNTDGVLIEYCTAYFNGYGNTHCGGPGGIWVYNVNNTIIQYCESHHNSAGSGCDGIGFDLDGAVTNSVIQYCYSHNNDGAGFLLGQYEGAMAWYSNTCRYNISVNDGRTNHG
- a CDS encoding ATP-binding cassette domain-containing protein, giving the protein MTSIRFENVSKQFTGAQPLKEVSFKIQAGEFFVLVGPSGCGKSTLLRIIAGLETPSKGSVFFDDKNVTNMAPKDRDVGMVFQNYALYPHLSVFNNLAFPLSIRNLDKQAIKERVTHTAELLRLTEVLDRKPKQLSGGQRQRVAVGRAIIRKPRVFLFDEPLSNLDAQLRTHMRAELRTLQQSLGVTTVYVTHDQMEAMTMSDRMAILHEGALQQVGTPIEIYSRPANTFVARFTGNPPMNLIPVDGKLLGIRPEHLSTAEIGDSTPLSIQPQSLEYIGGEWLMHGVCNEASVTMRSASAVADWSAGGTVRLYAPHRYSCWF